The following are encoded in a window of Hippoglossus stenolepis isolate QCI-W04-F060 chromosome 10, HSTE1.2, whole genome shotgun sequence genomic DNA:
- the ivd gene encoding isovaleryl-CoA dehydrogenase, mitochondrial: MFAVRSALRLGSRLCVSAAARRGCAGSTIPVDDVVNGLTDDQIQLRQTVRKFLAEKLAPQADEIDKQNEFTGMRDFWKDMGEMGLLGITAPVEYGGTGLGYLDHVIVMEEMSRVSAAIALSYGAHSNLCVNQMVRHANEEQKEKYMPKLMTGEHVGALAMSESNAGSDVVSMRLKAKKEGDYYVLNGNKFWITNGPDADVLIVYAKTNPEAHQKGITAFIIEKGMPGFSTAQKLDKLGMRGSNTCELVFEDCKVPEKNILGPLNKGVYVMMSGLDLERLVLASGPIGIMQAVLDFSIPYLHVREAFGQKIGEFQLMQGKMADMYTRLSSCRQYVYNVARACDKGHFSSMDCAGVILYCAENATQVALDGIQCLGGNGYINDYPMGRYLRDAKLYEIGAGTSEIRRLIIGRSFNSMFK; this comes from the exons ATGTTCGCCGTCAGAAGCGCCCTCCGCCTCGGCTCCAGGCTGTGCGTGTCCGCGGCGGCGAGGAGAGGATGCGCCGGCTCCACCATCCCTGTGGACGACGTGGTGAACGGACTCACCGACGACCAGATCCAG CTCAGACAGACGGTGCGTAAGTTCCTCGCAGAGAAGCTCGCACCTCAAGCTGATGAGATCGACAAGCAAAATGAATTCACAGGAATGCGG gacTTCTGGAAAGACATGGGAGAGATGGGGCTCCTTGGGATCACTGCTCCAG TGGAATACGGGGGCACGGGACTGGGCTACCTAGATCATGTCATTGTCATGGAGGAAATGTCGCGAGTGTCAGCAGCCATTGCTCTTAGTTACGGCGCCCACTCAAACCTTTGTGTCAACCAGATGGTGCGCCACGCAAACGAAGAGCAGAAGGAAAAATACATGCCAAAG TTAATGACAGGAGAGCATGTCGGCGCGCTGGCCATGAGTGAGTCCAACGCTGGATCAGATGTCGTATCAATGAGACTCAAAGCCAAGAAGGAAG GCGACTACTATGTCCTGAATGGCAACAAGTTCTGGATCACTAATGGTCCAGATGCTGACGTCCTTATAGTTTATGCCAAGACAAATCCAGAGGCCCATCAAAAAGGCATCACAGCTTTCATTATTGAAAAG GGAATGCCGGGATTCTCTACAGCACAGAAGCTCGACAAACTCGGCATGAGAGGATCAAACACCTGCGAGCTGGTCTTTGAAGACTGTAAAGTCCCAG AGAAAAACATCCTTGGTCCACTGAATAAAGGTGTTTATGTGATGATGAGCGGCTTAGATCTGGAGAGGCTGGTGCTCGCATCGGGACCTATTGg CATCATGCAGGCAGTTCTGGACTTTTCCATTCCCTACCTACATGTCAGAGAAGCTTTCGGACAGAAGATTGGTGAATTTCAG CTGATGCAAGGCaagatggccgacatgtacaCCAGACTGAGCTCCTGTCGACAGTACGTCTACAACGTTGCCCGCGCTTGTGACAAAGGACATTTCAGTTCAATG GATTGTGCTGGAGTCATTCTGTATTGTGCTGAGAATGCCACTCAGGTTGCTCTGGATGGTATTCAGTGTTTGG GGGGGAACGGCTACATCAACGACTACCCTATGGGACGATACCTACGTGACGCGAAGCTGTATGAAATCGGGGCAGGCACAAGTGAAATCCGCCGGCTCATCATCGGACGAAGCTTCAACTCCATGTTCAAATAA